A section of the Leminorella richardii genome encodes:
- the uspE gene encoding universal stress protein UspE encodes MAHYQNLIVAIDPDEEDQAALRRAVYLVRRNGGKIKAFLPIFDFSYEVTSLLSQDERMAMRQSAIDQRVAWIRQLSHYYIESGVNIEIKVVWHKRYHEAVIEEVAEFGHDLLLKAAHQQDRLESVIFTPIDWHLLRKCACAVWMVKDQPWPEQGKALVSVNLASEEDFHDELNHKLVKESLALAGFADSTELHLVSAYPTTSINIAIELPEFDPTVYNNAIRGQYLIAMKALRQQFGIPEERTHVERGLPEDVIPAVAEEIQAGIVVLGTVGRTGLSAAFIGNTAERVIGHLRCDLLAIKPDDTSEHDDHDDED; translated from the coding sequence ATGGCACACTACCAAAATCTTATTGTAGCAATCGATCCTGATGAAGAGGATCAGGCGGCCCTACGGCGAGCGGTTTATCTGGTGCGCCGCAACGGCGGTAAAATCAAGGCATTCCTGCCTATCTTTGATTTTTCCTATGAGGTCACCAGCCTGCTCTCCCAGGACGAGCGAATGGCTATGCGGCAAAGCGCTATCGATCAGCGCGTCGCGTGGATACGTCAACTTAGCCACTACTACATTGAGTCCGGCGTTAATATCGAAATCAAAGTAGTTTGGCACAAACGCTATCACGAAGCGGTCATCGAGGAAGTGGCTGAGTTTGGGCACGATCTGCTGCTTAAAGCCGCTCACCAACAGGATCGCCTTGAGTCAGTTATCTTTACCCCGATTGACTGGCACCTGCTGCGCAAGTGCGCCTGCGCCGTCTGGATGGTTAAAGACCAGCCTTGGCCTGAGCAAGGAAAAGCGCTGGTTTCCGTTAATCTCGCTAGCGAAGAAGACTTCCACGACGAGCTGAACCACAAGCTGGTTAAAGAGTCGCTTGCACTAGCCGGCTTTGCAGACAGCACCGAATTGCATCTAGTCAGCGCCTATCCAACCACTTCAATTAATATTGCCATTGAGCTGCCGGAGTTTGATCCAACGGTCTATAACAATGCTATCCGCGGCCAGTATCTGATTGCCATGAAGGCGCTGCGTCAGCAGTTTGGCATTCCAGAAGAGCGGACTCACGTTGAGCGCGGGCTACCGGAAGACGTCATTCCCGCCGTTGCAGAAGAGATCCAGGCGGGTATTGTGGTATTAGGTACTGTAGGTCGTACGGGCCTGTCTGCAGCCTTTATCGGCAATACGGCAGAGCGCGTAATTGGCCATTTACGCTGTGACCTGCTGGCCATCAAGCCAGATGATACTTCCGAACACGACGATCACGACGACGAGGATTGA
- the pntA gene encoding Re/Si-specific NAD(P)(+) transhydrogenase subunit alpha, whose translation MQIGVPRERLANEARVAATPKTVEQLIKLGFSVAIEQGAGKLASFDDSAYEAAAATIVSPDDVWASDIILKVNAPNESEVELLREGTTLVSFIWPAQNPELMQKLADKNVTVMAMDSVPRISRAQSMDALSSMANIAGYRAIVEAAHEFGRFFTGQITAAGKVPPAKVMVIGAGVAGLAAIGAAGSLGAIVRAFDTRPEVKEQVQSMGAEFLELDFEEEAGSGDGYAKVMSEAFIKAEMELFANQAKEVDIIVTTALIPGKPAPKLITEEMVASMKPGSVIVDLAAQNGGNCALTQADKVVETENGVKIIGYTDLPSRLPTQSSQLYGTNLLNLLKLLCKEKDGTLDVNFEDDVIRGVTVIKTGEITWPAPPIKVSAQPQKPKAQEPVAAAVEKKASPVKKLVILALAIVLFGWLASVSPASFLSHFTVFALSCVVGYYVVWNVSHALHTPLMSVTNAISGIIVVGALLQIGHGGWVTLFSFIAVLIASINIFGGFTVTQRMLKMFRKN comes from the coding sequence ATGCAAATTGGTGTACCAAGAGAGCGGTTGGCCAATGAAGCCCGAGTGGCTGCAACACCGAAAACGGTAGAGCAGCTGATCAAACTTGGGTTCTCAGTGGCCATAGAACAAGGCGCGGGCAAGCTCGCAAGCTTTGATGACTCCGCGTATGAGGCCGCTGCCGCAACCATCGTTTCGCCAGATGACGTCTGGGCGTCAGACATTATTCTGAAAGTGAACGCGCCAAATGAGAGCGAAGTGGAACTGCTTAGGGAGGGCACGACGCTGGTCAGCTTTATTTGGCCTGCGCAAAACCCTGAACTGATGCAGAAGCTGGCGGACAAGAACGTCACCGTCATGGCGATGGACTCTGTTCCCCGCATTTCGCGCGCTCAGTCTATGGATGCCCTGAGCTCCATGGCTAACATTGCAGGCTATCGCGCTATTGTTGAAGCGGCTCACGAGTTTGGCCGCTTTTTTACTGGCCAAATTACCGCTGCCGGTAAAGTGCCTCCCGCGAAGGTCATGGTGATCGGCGCTGGCGTTGCCGGCCTGGCAGCCATTGGCGCAGCTGGCAGCCTTGGCGCTATCGTTCGCGCATTTGATACCCGCCCTGAAGTTAAAGAGCAGGTTCAAAGCATGGGTGCCGAATTCCTTGAGCTGGACTTCGAAGAAGAAGCCGGCAGCGGGGATGGCTATGCCAAAGTGATGTCTGAGGCCTTTATCAAGGCGGAGATGGAGCTTTTTGCCAATCAGGCGAAAGAGGTCGACATCATTGTGACCACTGCGCTTATTCCCGGCAAACCAGCACCGAAGCTCATCACTGAAGAGATGGTCGCTTCTATGAAGCCGGGCAGCGTTATTGTTGACCTTGCGGCTCAAAACGGCGGTAACTGTGCGCTGACGCAGGCTGATAAAGTGGTTGAAACGGAAAACGGCGTGAAGATTATCGGCTATACCGATCTGCCTAGCCGTTTACCGACCCAGTCTTCTCAGCTTTACGGCACCAACCTGCTGAACCTGTTGAAGCTGCTGTGCAAAGAGAAAGACGGCACGCTGGACGTCAACTTTGAAGACGACGTGATCCGCGGTGTGACTGTTATCAAAACCGGCGAAATTACCTGGCCGGCTCCGCCGATTAAAGTATCGGCTCAACCGCAAAAGCCTAAGGCGCAAGAGCCTGTTGCCGCAGCTGTTGAGAAAAAAGCGTCGCCAGTGAAGAAACTGGTGATTCTGGCGCTGGCAATCGTGCTGTTTGGCTGGCTGGCCAGCGTTTCTCCGGCTTCTTTCCTGTCTCACTTTACCGTCTTTGCGCTATCCTGCGTGGTCGGCTATTACGTGGTATGGAACGTCAGCCATGCGCTGCATACGCCTCTGATGTCAGTGACTAACGCCATCTCCGGCATTATTGTCGTGGGCGCGCTGCTGCAGATTGGCCACGGGGGATGGGTGACACTCTTCTCCTTTATTGCGGTGTTGATCGCCAGTATTAATATTTTCGGCGGCTTTACTGTTACCCAGCGCATGCTGAAAATGTTCCGGAAGAACTAA
- the ydgH gene encoding DUF1471 family protein YdgH: MKLKTTLTTAALLSGMAFSAFAAQELTPEKADQLVPFDRITFSGHYSSIFEANQAASKRADRLGAASFYVRDISDQNSEGGNWRVIVDLYSADAAATTKETEYRVFNGVRELPKEEAIKLQPFDTVSIRGYFPLQEDVNNEITKEAKAKGAYSFYIVRQIDANRGANQYITAYVYKKDAPVRKLQVQDNPIPADSDAGRAALAAGGEAAKDVEIPNVASSTSFSSDVGRFFETQTSTEGSRYTITLRDGTKIEELNNATAAKMTPFDSVTITDNFSNSVDMSEQIAKRTAAKGGKYYHITRQWEKQGGVVTVSADIFK; encoded by the coding sequence ATGAAGCTGAAAACAACGCTAACGACCGCAGCTCTACTTTCCGGAATGGCTTTTTCTGCATTTGCAGCACAAGAGTTAACCCCTGAAAAAGCTGACCAACTAGTTCCTTTCGATAGAATCACCTTTTCAGGCCACTACAGCAGCATTTTTGAAGCCAATCAGGCCGCTTCAAAGCGCGCAGATCGCCTTGGTGCCGCCTCTTTCTACGTTCGCGACATTAGCGATCAAAACTCTGAAGGCGGCAACTGGCGCGTCATTGTAGACCTTTACAGTGCCGATGCGGCAGCAACCACTAAAGAGACGGAATATCGCGTTTTCAACGGCGTTCGCGAACTGCCGAAAGAAGAAGCTATTAAGCTGCAGCCGTTTGATACCGTGTCAATTCGCGGTTACTTCCCGCTTCAAGAAGACGTCAATAACGAAATTACCAAAGAAGCAAAAGCAAAAGGCGCCTACTCGTTCTATATCGTACGCCAAATCGACGCTAACCGCGGTGCAAACCAGTACATCACGGCTTACGTCTATAAGAAAGATGCACCAGTGAGAAAGCTTCAGGTGCAGGATAACCCAATTCCGGCTGATTCTGATGCAGGTCGCGCAGCGCTTGCTGCCGGCGGCGAAGCGGCTAAAGACGTAGAAATTCCAAACGTAGCGTCCTCTACCTCGTTTAGTTCAGACGTAGGCCGCTTCTTTGAAACTCAGACCAGCACTGAAGGTTCTCGCTACACCATTACCCTACGTGACGGAACAAAGATTGAAGAGCTGAATAACGCGACGGCGGCCAAAATGACGCCGTTTGACTCTGTCACTATCACCGATAACTTTAGCAACTCGGTAGACATGTCAGAGCAAATCGCCAAGCGTACAGCAGCCAAAGGCGGCAAGTACTACCACATTACTCGCCAGTGGGAAAAACAGGGCGGCGTTGTTACCGTCTCTGCGGATATCTTTAAGTAA
- a CDS encoding FMN-dependent NADH-azoreductase — protein MSNVLVLKSSILADYSQSNILADYFVEQWRRENPSDVISIRDLAANPVPVLDGELVGAMRPSGQELSARQKDAMALSDTLIEELKSNDIIVIGAPMYNFNISTQLKNYFDLIARAGVTFRYTEKGPEGLITGKKAYILTSRGGIHKDTPTDLVSPYLSLFLGFIGITDVEFVYQEGIAYGPDVAKKAQDDAKAFIEQYVAA, from the coding sequence ATGAGTAATGTATTAGTTCTGAAATCAAGCATTCTGGCCGACTACTCTCAATCAAATATTCTGGCTGATTACTTTGTCGAACAGTGGAGAAGAGAGAACCCTTCTGACGTGATCAGCATTCGCGATCTGGCTGCAAATCCCGTTCCCGTTCTGGACGGTGAACTGGTCGGCGCAATGCGCCCATCAGGCCAAGAGCTGTCAGCTCGTCAAAAAGACGCGATGGCGCTGTCTGACACGCTGATTGAAGAACTGAAGAGCAACGATATTATCGTTATCGGCGCTCCAATGTACAACTTCAATATTTCCACTCAGTTAAAGAACTACTTTGACCTGATTGCCCGTGCCGGCGTGACCTTTCGCTACACTGAAAAAGGTCCTGAAGGCTTAATTACCGGTAAGAAAGCCTATATTCTGACCAGCCGCGGCGGTATTCACAAAGATACCCCAACCGATCTGGTTTCACCTTACCTGTCGCTGTTCCTTGGTTTTATCGGCATCACCGACGTTGAGTTCGTCTATCAGGAAGGTATTGCCTACGGCCCTGATGTTGCGAAAAAAGCGCAGGATGACG
- the pntB gene encoding Re/Si-specific NAD(P)(+) transhydrogenase subunit beta gives MSGGLVTAAYIVAAILFIFSLAGLSKHETSKQGNTFGVVGMAIALIATIFGPYSSNVGWILTAMVIGGAIGIYLAKKVEMTEMPELVAILHSFVGLAAVLVGFNSYIVGPHLEGVSPEELQVVLNIHHVEVFLGIFIGAVTFTGSVVAFGKLRGTISSKPLMLPHRHKLNLAAIVVSFLLMLMFVNSESVGVQVFAMLIMTVIALAFGWHLVASIGGADMPVVVSMLNSYSGWAAAAAGFMLSNDLLIVTGALVGSSGAILSYIMCKAMNRSFISVIAGGFGTDGSSTGSDEEMGEHRETTAEEVAELLKSSSSVIITPGYGMAVAQAQYPVAEITAKLREKGIKVRFGIHPVAGRLPGHMNVLLAEAKVPYDVVLEMDEINEDFPETDTVLVIGANDTVNPAALEDPRSPIAGMPVLEVWKAQNVIVFKRSMNTGYAGVQNPLFFKENTQMLFGDAKESVDNILRAL, from the coding sequence ATGTCTGGAGGATTAGTTACAGCCGCATATATTGTTGCTGCCATTCTCTTTATTTTCAGCCTTGCCGGTCTGTCTAAACACGAGACGTCCAAGCAGGGAAACACGTTCGGCGTTGTCGGTATGGCTATCGCCCTGATTGCCACCATCTTTGGTCCTTACTCTAGCAATGTGGGTTGGATCCTGACGGCAATGGTGATTGGTGGGGCTATCGGTATCTATCTGGCTAAAAAGGTCGAAATGACCGAAATGCCTGAGCTGGTTGCTATCCTGCACAGCTTTGTTGGTCTGGCGGCGGTACTGGTTGGCTTTAACAGCTATATCGTTGGTCCACACCTAGAAGGCGTTAGCCCAGAAGAACTGCAGGTTGTGCTTAACATTCACCACGTAGAGGTGTTCCTTGGCATCTTTATCGGTGCGGTGACCTTTACCGGTTCAGTTGTAGCATTTGGCAAACTGCGCGGTACGATTTCATCCAAGCCTCTGATGCTGCCTCACCGCCACAAGCTGAATCTAGCGGCGATCGTAGTGTCATTCCTGCTTATGCTGATGTTCGTCAATAGTGAAAGCGTCGGCGTGCAGGTCTTCGCCATGCTGATCATGACGGTTATCGCACTGGCTTTTGGCTGGCACCTGGTGGCTTCTATCGGTGGTGCAGATATGCCGGTTGTGGTGTCCATGCTGAACTCCTACTCCGGTTGGGCCGCGGCGGCTGCAGGTTTCATGCTGAGCAACGACCTGCTGATCGTCACCGGTGCGCTGGTTGGTTCTTCCGGTGCTATCCTGTCTTACATCATGTGTAAAGCCATGAACCGCTCCTTCATTAGCGTTATTGCGGGCGGCTTCGGTACTGACGGTTCTTCAACCGGCAGTGACGAGGAGATGGGCGAACACCGTGAAACGACAGCAGAAGAAGTTGCCGAGCTGCTTAAAAGCTCCAGCTCTGTCATCATCACGCCGGGATACGGTATGGCGGTGGCTCAGGCACAGTACCCAGTAGCGGAAATTACCGCTAAGCTGCGCGAGAAGGGCATTAAGGTGCGCTTTGGTATTCACCCTGTTGCGGGGCGCTTACCGGGCCACATGAACGTTCTACTAGCGGAAGCCAAAGTGCCTTATGACGTGGTGCTGGAAATGGACGAGATCAACGAAGACTTCCCTGAAACCGACACCGTTCTGGTTATCGGCGCTAACGATACCGTTAACCCGGCCGCGCTGGAAGATCCGCGCAGCCCGATTGCCGGTATGCCAGTGCTGGAAGTGTGGAAGGCGCAAAACGTTATCGTGTTTAAGCGCTCAATGAATACCGGCTACGCTGGCGTTCAAAACCCGCTGTTCTTCAAGGAAAATACCCAAATGCTGTTTGGGGATGCCAAAGAAAGCGTCGATAATATTCTGCGCGCGCTGTAA
- the hrpA gene encoding ATP-dependent RNA helicase HrpA, which yields MKSPFAALSERLSTLMLVDRQRLQRRLDGARRIRQSEKLTAAFAEIERDIERCQQRVLLRQSAKPVIIYPPSLPVSEKRETLLDAIRDHQVVIIAGETGSGKTTQIPKLCLELGRGIKGTIGHTQPRRLAARTVASRIAEELNTPLGEAVGYKVRFNDRIGDNTLVKLMTDGILLAEIQQDRLLMQYDTIIIDEAHERSLNIDFILGYLRQLLPKRPDLKVIITSATIDPQRFSRHFHQAPIVEVSGRTYPVEVRYRPIVEGSEDGDRDQQQGILDAVDELMHEAPGDILVFMSGEREIRDTAEALNRQNLPHTEVLPLYARLSNAEQNRVFQSHTGRRIVLATNVAETSLTVPGIKYVIDPGTARISRYSVRTKVQRLPIEPISQASANQRKGRCGRVSDGVCIRLYSEQDFLSRDEFTDPEILRTNLASVILQMTAIGLGDIAAFPFVEAPDKRNIQDGVRLLEELGAIESFEEGKSRLTPIGRQLAQLPIDPRLARMVIEGQKNGCVREMMIVTSALSIQDPRERPLEKQQASDEKHRRFSDKDSDFIAFVNLWHYLAEQQKALSSSQFRRLCKTDYLNYLRVREWQDVYTQLRQVVKELGLPVNSTPAEYREIHTALLSGLLSHIGQKDVEKQEFTGARNARFAIFPGSGLFKKPPKWVMVSELVETSRLWGRTAARIDAEWVEPLAQHLIKRSYSDPHWEKAQGAVMASEKVTLYGLPIVAERKVNYGSIDPVVSRELFIRHALVDGDWQSRHAFFQANRRLISEVEELENKSRRRDILVDDETLFHFYEQRIGQEVVSGRHFDSWWRKASREQPDLLNFEKSMLIKDGSGNVSALDYPNSWHQGNLRLRVTYQFEPGANADGVTVHIPLPVLNQVQEEGFDWQIPGLRRDLVIALIKSLPKPIRRNFVPAPNYAEAFLARTAPLENSLLDSLERELRLMTGVTVSREEWQWDQVPDHLKVTFRVVDDKNKLLAEGKVLDELKQKLKAKVQQTLSTVADDGIEQSGLHLWSFGTLPERFEQKRGGYSVKAYPALTDEKDSVGIRLFETEEQQQSAMWLGTRRLLLLNIPSPIKYLHEKLPNKAKLGLYFNPFGKVLDLIDDCIDCGIDRLIAQYGGPVWNEEGFEALKEQVRAELNDSVVEIAKQVEQILTTAHSINKRLKGRVDVSLALALSDIKSQMSGLIYRGFVSHSGWKRLPDILRYLQAIERRMEKLSLDPHRDRAQMLRVESVQQQYQALLNKIPGHRAPPAEVAEIRWMIEELRVSYFAQQLGTPYPVSDKRIAQAIEQVTM from the coding sequence GTGAAATCCCCCTTTGCCGCCTTATCTGAGCGGCTTTCCACTCTGATGCTGGTTGACAGGCAACGTCTACAGAGACGACTAGACGGTGCGCGCCGCATTCGTCAGTCTGAGAAGCTGACCGCCGCGTTTGCAGAAATTGAACGCGATATCGAACGCTGTCAGCAGCGGGTTCTTCTGCGTCAGTCAGCAAAGCCGGTTATTATCTATCCGCCTTCACTTCCGGTTAGTGAAAAGCGAGAGACGTTGCTGGACGCTATTCGCGATCATCAAGTGGTGATTATTGCGGGCGAAACGGGCTCAGGTAAAACGACGCAGATCCCTAAACTCTGTCTGGAGCTGGGAAGAGGGATTAAGGGAACTATCGGACACACGCAGCCGAGAAGACTGGCAGCGAGAACGGTAGCAAGCCGCATCGCGGAAGAGTTAAATACACCGCTGGGCGAAGCGGTAGGCTACAAGGTGCGCTTTAACGACCGCATCGGCGACAATACGCTCGTCAAGCTGATGACTGACGGCATTTTGCTGGCGGAAATTCAGCAGGATCGCCTGCTGATGCAGTACGACACGATTATTATTGATGAAGCGCACGAGCGCAGCCTGAACATCGACTTTATTCTCGGCTACCTGCGCCAGCTGCTGCCAAAGCGCCCGGATCTTAAAGTTATTATTACGTCGGCGACCATTGATCCTCAGCGTTTCTCTCGTCACTTTCATCAGGCGCCGATTGTCGAGGTGTCGGGAAGAACTTATCCCGTTGAAGTGCGCTATCGCCCGATTGTCGAAGGCAGCGAAGACGGTGACCGCGACCAGCAGCAGGGCATTCTGGACGCAGTTGATGAGCTGATGCATGAAGCGCCGGGAGATATTCTGGTGTTTATGAGCGGTGAACGGGAGATACGGGATACCGCAGAGGCGCTAAATCGACAAAATCTGCCCCATACAGAGGTTTTACCGCTTTACGCTAGACTATCTAACGCTGAACAGAACCGAGTGTTTCAATCACACACCGGGCGGCGTATTGTGCTGGCGACCAACGTGGCCGAAACGTCATTGACCGTGCCGGGCATTAAGTACGTTATCGACCCTGGAACCGCGCGCATCAGTCGCTATAGCGTAAGAACCAAGGTGCAGCGGCTGCCCATCGAACCGATTTCCCAAGCTTCCGCCAATCAGCGAAAAGGGCGCTGCGGTCGCGTATCGGACGGCGTCTGTATTCGGCTCTATTCCGAGCAGGACTTTTTGTCCCGCGATGAGTTCACCGATCCGGAAATTCTGCGCACTAATCTGGCGTCAGTTATTCTGCAAATGACCGCTATCGGACTTGGTGACATTGCCGCGTTTCCGTTTGTCGAAGCGCCAGACAAACGCAATATTCAAGACGGCGTTCGCCTGTTGGAAGAGCTTGGCGCCATTGAGTCTTTTGAGGAGGGTAAAAGCCGTTTGACGCCTATTGGTCGCCAGCTGGCTCAATTGCCTATCGATCCGCGTCTGGCGCGAATGGTGATTGAAGGGCAAAAGAACGGCTGCGTGCGCGAGATGATGATCGTTACTTCCGCGCTGTCGATTCAAGATCCCCGAGAGCGGCCGCTCGAAAAGCAGCAGGCGTCTGATGAGAAGCACCGCCGATTCAGCGATAAAGACTCTGACTTTATCGCCTTTGTTAATCTGTGGCACTACCTTGCAGAGCAGCAAAAGGCGCTTTCATCGTCTCAGTTTCGCAGGCTGTGTAAAACAGACTACTTAAACTACCTGCGTGTGAGAGAGTGGCAGGATGTTTATACTCAGCTGCGTCAGGTGGTGAAAGAGCTGGGTTTACCGGTAAACAGTACACCGGCTGAATATCGGGAGATTCATACCGCGCTGCTGTCTGGCCTGCTGTCGCACATTGGTCAAAAGGACGTAGAAAAGCAGGAGTTTACCGGCGCTCGCAACGCTCGATTTGCCATTTTTCCAGGCTCAGGGCTGTTTAAAAAACCGCCCAAGTGGGTCATGGTTTCTGAACTGGTGGAAACCAGCCGGCTTTGGGGGAGAACAGCGGCGCGTATTGACGCTGAATGGGTCGAACCCCTAGCCCAGCATTTGATTAAGCGTTCCTATAGCGATCCTCACTGGGAAAAGGCTCAGGGCGCGGTGATGGCCAGTGAAAAGGTTACGCTATACGGCCTACCGATTGTCGCCGAGCGTAAGGTTAACTACGGCAGTATCGATCCGGTCGTCAGCCGAGAACTGTTTATTCGGCACGCGCTGGTAGACGGCGACTGGCAGAGCCGACACGCGTTCTTTCAGGCAAACCGCAGGCTGATCTCTGAGGTTGAAGAGTTAGAGAACAAGTCTCGTCGCAGAGACATTCTGGTTGATGATGAGACGCTGTTTCACTTTTATGAGCAGCGTATCGGCCAAGAGGTGGTTTCAGGCCGCCACTTTGACAGCTGGTGGCGCAAGGCGTCTCGCGAGCAGCCGGATTTACTGAATTTTGAAAAGTCGATGCTGATCAAGGACGGTTCTGGCAACGTCAGTGCCCTCGATTACCCTAATAGCTGGCATCAGGGCAATTTGCGCCTGCGGGTGACTTATCAGTTTGAACCCGGTGCCAATGCAGACGGCGTAACCGTTCATATTCCATTGCCGGTTCTGAATCAGGTTCAGGAAGAGGGCTTTGACTGGCAAATCCCTGGCTTACGGCGAGACCTGGTGATTGCACTGATTAAGTCATTGCCTAAGCCCATTAGGCGAAACTTTGTACCTGCACCTAACTATGCAGAAGCCTTTCTGGCTCGAACAGCGCCACTGGAGAACAGCCTGCTGGACTCTCTGGAGCGGGAACTTCGCCTGATGACAGGGGTGACGGTGTCACGTGAAGAGTGGCAGTGGGATCAGGTACCCGATCATCTAAAAGTCACTTTTCGCGTTGTTGATGACAAAAATAAGCTTCTTGCCGAAGGTAAAGTGCTGGATGAGTTAAAGCAGAAGCTTAAGGCTAAAGTACAGCAGACGCTTTCCACTGTTGCTGACGATGGCATCGAGCAAAGCGGCCTGCATCTTTGGTCTTTCGGAACGCTGCCGGAGCGCTTTGAGCAAAAACGGGGCGGCTATTCGGTCAAAGCCTATCCCGCGCTGACGGACGAGAAAGACAGCGTTGGCATTCGCCTGTTTGAAACAGAAGAGCAGCAGCAGTCAGCAATGTGGTTGGGTACGCGGCGTCTGTTACTGCTAAATATTCCTTCACCGATTAAGTATCTGCATGAAAAGCTGCCGAATAAGGCTAAGCTGGGGCTTTACTTTAACCCGTTTGGTAAAGTGCTGGATCTGATTGATGACTGTATTGACTGTGGTATAGACAGGCTTATTGCTCAGTACGGTGGCCCGGTATGGAATGAAGAGGGTTTCGAAGCGCTTAAAGAGCAGGTTCGCGCTGAGCTAAACGACAGCGTTGTGGAAATCGCCAAGCAGGTTGAGCAAATCCTGACGACGGCTCACAGCATTAATAAACGCCTGAAAGGGCGCGTTGACGTGTCGCTTGCGCTGGCTCTGTCGGACATCAAGTCACAGATGAGCGGGCTGATTTATCGAGGATTTGTCAGCCATAGCGGCTGGAAGCGCCTGCCTGATATTTTGCGCTATCTGCAAGCGATTGAACGCCGTATGGAGAAGCTGTCACTCGATCCGCACAGGGACAGGGCGCAGATGCTTCGGGTAGAAAGCGTTCAGCAGCAGTATCAGGCGCTGTTGAACAAGATCCCCGGCCATAGGGCGCCACCGGCTGAGGTTGCCGAAATCCGCTGGATGATTGAAGAGCTGAGAGTAAGCTATTTTGCTCAACAGTTGGGCACCCCGTATCCCGTATCTGACAAGCGAATAGCGCAGGCTATTGAACAGGTGACAATGTAA
- a CDS encoding AMP nucleosidase, with the protein MPFQHDAVELTPVQALDKLEAMYNSAVEALRNAIAVFIENGTLPDEQARKDGLFVYPELKVSWNGTPHSSVKTRAYGRFTHPGCYTTTITRPALFREYLEEQLNLLQEDYGASIEVVPSSHEIPYPYVIDGASLALDRSMSADLTRYFPTTELAQIGDETADGLFQPAGFSPLSHFDARRVDFSLARLRHYTGTPVEHFQPFVLFTNYTRYVDEFVRWARQQISDASSPYIALSCAGGVWLDEHSNVTADAPDVSGKNHQMPAYHLLTKDGQGITLVNIGVGPSNAKTICDHLAVLRPNVWLMIGHCGGLRESQSIGDYVLAHAYLRDDHVLDTVLPPDIPIPSIAEVQRALYDATKTVSGMPGLEVKQRLRTGTVVTTDDRNWELRYTASARRFNLSRAIAIDMESATIAAQGYRFRVPYGTLLCVSDKPLHGEIKLPGQANRFYEGAISEHLQIGICAIDLLRIEGEKLHSRKLRTFNEPPFR; encoded by the coding sequence ATGCCCTTTCAGCACGATGCAGTAGAGCTCACGCCCGTTCAGGCACTAGATAAACTGGAAGCCATGTATAACAGCGCTGTTGAAGCATTGCGTAACGCCATTGCTGTCTTCATTGAAAACGGAACCTTGCCTGACGAACAGGCGCGCAAAGACGGCCTGTTTGTCTACCCTGAGCTTAAAGTTAGCTGGAACGGTACGCCCCACTCGTCGGTAAAAACTCGCGCCTATGGCCGCTTCACCCATCCGGGATGTTATACAACCACTATTACTCGCCCTGCGCTATTTCGTGAATATTTAGAGGAGCAGCTCAATCTGCTTCAAGAAGACTACGGCGCCAGCATTGAGGTTGTTCCGTCTAGCCATGAAATTCCCTATCCTTATGTCATTGACGGAGCCAGCTTAGCTCTAGACAGATCGATGAGCGCTGACTTGACTCGCTATTTCCCTACAACTGAACTGGCGCAAATTGGCGATGAAACGGCAGACGGCCTTTTTCAACCCGCAGGCTTTAGCCCACTCTCTCACTTTGACGCAAGGCGAGTCGATTTTTCGCTGGCTCGCCTTCGTCACTATACTGGCACTCCCGTTGAGCACTTTCAGCCGTTTGTTTTATTTACCAACTATACGCGCTACGTTGACGAGTTTGTGCGCTGGGCGCGTCAGCAAATCAGTGATGCAAGCTCACCTTACATTGCACTTTCCTGTGCCGGAGGCGTTTGGTTAGACGAGCACAGTAACGTCACCGCCGATGCGCCTGACGTAAGCGGGAAAAATCACCAAATGCCTGCCTATCACTTACTTACGAAAGACGGTCAGGGTATTACGCTGGTCAATATCGGCGTCGGGCCTTCTAACGCCAAAACCATTTGTGACCATCTGGCGGTTTTACGCCCTAACGTCTGGCTGATGATTGGCCACTGCGGCGGGCTGCGTGAGAGTCAATCTATTGGCGACTACGTGCTGGCTCACGCCTACCTGCGAGACGACCACGTACTGGATACCGTACTGCCTCCCGATATCCCGATTCCCAGCATTGCTGAAGTACAGCGCGCACTCTACGATGCGACAAAAACCGTTAGCGGTATGCCCGGCCTTGAAGTTAAACAGCGTTTACGTACCGGCACCGTAGTCACTACGGACGACCGTAACTGGGAGCTTCGCTACACCGCGTCAGCGCGTCGGTTCAATCTTAGCCGCGCTATCGCCATAGATATGGAAAGCGCCACTATTGCCGCTCAGGGATATCGCTTTCGCGTACCTTACGGCACGCTGCTGTGCGTTTCCGATAAACCGCTACACGGAGAAATCAAGCTTCCCGGCCAGGCTAACCGTTTTTACGAGGGTGCTATTTCTGAGCATTTGCAAATAGGCATCTGCGCTATTGACCTACTGCGTATCGAAGGGGAAAAACTCCACTCTCGCAAGCTGAGAACCTTTAACGAACCGCCTTTCCGCTAG